From Candidatus Pedobacter colombiensis, one genomic window encodes:
- the dnaE gene encoding DNA polymerase III subunit alpha: MLVNVHSYFSLRYGTLSIDEVITGLIQRGYDTAVLTDINNSTGALQYIKACQKEGINGLAGMEFRNGDELLYIGIARNTTGFMELNELVTEANRYKSNYPVKAPACKHVYFIYPFNKNDKDRKLAVNEFIGIRHIHLNQIRLLPSSVQQKLVMWQPVTFTGRDKYELHRQLRAISHNILISQLTEKQYADMMEVFPSKAQLLERFRDFPQIIANTERLLGNCSFDFDFSLHRNKKTFTGNHADDRILLRKYALEGFQRRYGKADKVAEIRVLKELEIIDNLKFSSYFLITDDICRYARSRGFHYVGRGSGANSIVAYCLQITDVCPIELDLYFERFLNPKRQSPPDFDIDFSWKERDEMYDYIFKRYRTSHTALMGAMSTFRDRSILREMGKIYGLPKAEIDRLIHDPHSMLNKNEVVSMILSVYDQMADFPNQRTIHASGVIISEEPITSYCALDYPPKGLPTMQFDMHIAEDIGYEKFDILSQRGLGHIKDCVEIIKENTGEVVDIHQPRKFFVDEKINTQLRSSNTIGCFYIESPAMRQLIAKLDCKDYLTLVAASSIIRPGVASSGMMKAYIERHHAPDKVEYIHPVFKEQLEETYGVMVYQEDVMKIGHAFGGLDLADADVLRRMMSGKGRSAKHLAEIEDKFFHHCSDMNYPEHITREVWRQMESFAGYSFNKAHSASFAVESYQSLYLKTYFPMEFMVSVLNNYGGFYSRKVYVNEAKKTGANVNLPCVNNSSYLASITGKEIFLGFDVMQNLESQYAQLIPHEREMNGPYTSMSNFVLRTGISLDQLIILIRVGALRFTGSCKKELLWEAHLMLSHTNRKRVDTDMFAFQEVSKPLLPKFDTQLVEHIYDELELIGFAVSASMFDMVRTDFRGDVIACDLKAYEGQVIRLVGDYVCEKYVRTKNGKVMKFGTFFDVNGDFFDTVHFPPSLAAYPLNGSGVYLILGKVVLDFGYPAIEVQKLAKLVVKPDPRSV; the protein is encoded by the coding sequence ATGTTAGTCAATGTACATAGTTATTTCAGCCTGCGTTATGGCACGCTCAGTATCGACGAGGTAATTACCGGACTGATACAGCGTGGCTATGATACCGCCGTGCTGACAGATATCAATAACAGCACAGGTGCCTTGCAATACATCAAGGCCTGCCAAAAGGAAGGCATCAACGGCCTGGCTGGTATGGAATTCCGCAACGGTGATGAACTCCTTTACATTGGCATTGCCCGCAACACCACAGGATTCATGGAACTCAATGAACTGGTTACAGAAGCCAACAGGTATAAATCAAATTATCCAGTAAAGGCTCCTGCGTGTAAACATGTCTATTTCATCTATCCCTTTAATAAAAATGATAAGGATAGGAAACTTGCAGTAAATGAATTTATCGGTATCCGCCATATCCACCTGAACCAGATCCGTTTGCTTCCTTCCTCCGTACAGCAAAAACTGGTGATGTGGCAGCCGGTAACTTTTACGGGTCGGGATAAATATGAGCTGCACCGTCAGCTTAGGGCTATCTCGCACAACATATTGATCTCGCAATTAACGGAAAAACAATATGCCGACATGATGGAAGTCTTTCCTTCAAAAGCTCAACTGCTGGAACGTTTCAGGGATTTCCCCCAGATCATAGCCAATACTGAAAGGCTATTAGGGAATTGCAGCTTTGATTTTGACTTTAGCCTGCATCGCAATAAGAAAACATTCACGGGTAATCATGCCGATGACCGCATACTGCTGCGAAAGTATGCATTAGAGGGTTTTCAAAGACGTTATGGCAAGGCCGATAAAGTGGCTGAAATCCGCGTGTTGAAAGAGCTGGAAATTATCGATAATCTGAAATTCTCTTCCTATTTCCTGATCACCGATGATATCTGCCGCTATGCAAGGTCAAGGGGTTTTCATTATGTCGGTCGCGGTAGTGGTGCCAATTCCATTGTCGCCTATTGTTTGCAGATCACTGATGTCTGCCCCATAGAGCTGGACCTTTACTTTGAAAGGTTCCTTAACCCCAAACGCCAGAGCCCGCCTGACTTTGATATAGATTTTAGCTGGAAGGAACGGGATGAAATGTATGATTATATCTTTAAGCGCTACCGTACCAGCCATACCGCACTTATGGGTGCCATGAGTACTTTCCGTGACCGTTCCATCCTTCGGGAGATGGGGAAAATCTATGGTTTGCCAAAAGCAGAGATAGACCGCCTTATCCATGACCCGCACAGCATGCTCAATAAAAACGAAGTGGTATCCATGATCCTTTCCGTCTATGACCAGATGGCTGATTTTCCTAACCAGCGCACCATACATGCCAGCGGTGTCATCATTTCGGAGGAACCTATAACGTCCTATTGCGCATTGGATTATCCGCCGAAAGGTTTGCCAACGATGCAGTTTGACATGCACATTGCAGAAGACATTGGATATGAGAAATTCGATATCCTGAGCCAGCGTGGTTTAGGTCATATCAAAGACTGCGTAGAGATCATCAAAGAGAATACAGGTGAGGTGGTAGATATCCATCAACCCCGAAAATTCTTTGTCGATGAAAAGATCAATACACAACTCCGCAGCAGCAATACCATTGGCTGCTTTTATATTGAAAGCCCCGCCATGCGCCAACTCATTGCCAAGCTGGATTGCAAGGATTACCTAACCCTGGTTGCAGCCAGTTCCATTATCCGTCCGGGCGTAGCCTCTTCAGGTATGATGAAGGCTTATATTGAAAGGCATCATGCACCGGATAAGGTGGAATATATCCATCCGGTTTTCAAGGAGCAATTAGAGGAGACCTATGGCGTAATGGTTTATCAGGAAGACGTCATGAAGATCGGCCACGCCTTTGGTGGGCTTGACCTTGCAGACGCTGATGTTTTACGAAGGATGATGAGTGGTAAAGGGCGCAGCGCCAAACACCTTGCCGAAATTGAGGACAAATTCTTCCATCATTGTTCAGACATGAACTATCCGGAGCATATAACAAGAGAGGTATGGCGGCAGATGGAATCCTTTGCAGGCTATAGTTTCAATAAAGCGCATTCCGCTTCTTTTGCGGTAGAAAGTTATCAGTCCCTTTACCTGAAAACTTACTTTCCGATGGAGTTTATGGTATCGGTACTCAACAATTATGGCGGCTTTTATTCCAGGAAGGTATATGTCAATGAAGCAAAGAAAACAGGGGCTAACGTCAATCTGCCCTGTGTCAATAACAGTTCCTATCTGGCTTCGATAACAGGTAAGGAAATCTTTCTTGGTTTTGATGTCATGCAAAACTTGGAAAGCCAGTATGCGCAACTGATCCCGCATGAAAGGGAAATGAATGGCCCCTATACCAGCATGAGTAATTTTGTATTGCGCACAGGAATTTCACTCGATCAGTTAATTATCCTGATCCGTGTCGGTGCCTTGCGCTTTACCGGAAGCTGCAAAAAGGAACTGCTTTGGGAAGCGCACCTCATGCTCAGTCACACCAACAGGAAAAGAGTGGATACCGATATGTTTGCCTTTCAGGAGGTTTCAAAGCCCTTACTTCCCAAATTTGATACCCAACTGGTGGAGCATATCTATGATGAACTGGAACTGATTGGCTTCGCTGTATCCGCATCTATGTTTGATATGGTACGGACAGATTTCAGGGGTGATGTTATCGCTTGTGACCTGAAAGCCTATGAAGGCCAAGTCATCAGGCTTGTAGGTGATTATGTTTGCGAAAAATACGTACGCACCAAAAATGGTAAAGTCATGAAATTCGGGACCTTCTTTGATGTTAATGGTGACTTCTTTGATACTGTACACTTCCCTCCTTCCTTAGCTGCATATCCCTTAAATGGATCAGGCGTTTACCTCATTTTAGGTAAAGTGGTATTGGACTTCGGCTATCCGGCAATCGAAGTACAGAAGCTTGCAAAGTTGGTTGTGAAGCCTGATCCAAGGAGTGTTTAG